The following are encoded in a window of Acropora muricata isolate sample 2 unplaced genomic scaffold, ASM3666990v1 scaffold_755, whole genome shotgun sequence genomic DNA:
- the LOC136907951 gene encoding uncharacterized protein encodes MELWPQIEFPDIANYLIFSTSSYTKEQLNAYKSLDAYNYFVARWVRCIFVGKATDNIKILIGKVDHSQRMNETPLKPWVAATNEGTVVTAHCNCMAGLGGACSHVGAILFAVEAGVRIKRSTTCTSVPCKWLMPTPVIAVPYHELRDIDFTSSKTKKRKLDSKISGLSSDTSKQNSSPAESDAAKNVFVPSQTDIKKFFESLNASKTHPAILSLIPPYNMGYCPKTDNLLEKSNRVFEAMNISMEQAKAIEEATRNQSKSSLWFDMRAGRITASKFHQACHTDPASPSISLIKDVCYGSKFSSKATAWGNTHEKHALDRYRQVMQDEHKDFEIKDSGFVINPEHPHLGASPDAISYCSCHGTGCVEIKCPYKAKDSTITEAVGFLEKTANGCLQLDRKHLYYAQVQLQLSSTKLDFVDFVVWTPSDIFIERIDRDAVFISENLAKAKHIYIRAILPELLAKWYTSKNAYDSISGRDSFLHCYCRVQFSETLELVCSNQSCLFRRFHMKCCGLSRKPYTQSWTCPDCRRLKKMPAVTRQHVALAWINQGPRVGEVFVANRVQEITAVGDVWSWVPTDEKPVDLSTRGTTVSQLSVHKIWLNGPYWLNGPETECSKQPRNDINVTMGMTAITDRPKPEYLEDIVDPQRTSKYLRTLRSVGWILRWRKSTKNTQTLLTLQELRDAKISHS; translated from the exons ATGGAATTATGGCCTCAAATTGAATTTCCCGACATCGCAAACTACCTGATCTTCTCCACGAGTAGCTACACCAAAGAGCAACTTAATGCTTATAAAAGCCTAGATGCCTACAACTATTTTGTAGCTCGCTGGGTCAGATGCATCTTTGTTGGAAAAGCTACAGATAACATCAAGATTCTCATCGGAAag GTTGACCACTCTCAGCGAATGAATGAGACACCTTTAAAGCCTTGGGTTGCAGCTACAAATGAAGGCACAGTCGTAACAGCGCATTGTAACTGTATGGCAGGACTAGGAGGAGCTTGCTCTCATGTTGGAGCAATTCTTTTCGCTGTAGAGGCTGGTGTTAGGATAAAGCGTTCTACGACATGCACGTCAGTTCCATGCAAATGGTTAATGCCAACTCCTGTGATCGCTGTTCCTTATCATGAGCTTAGAGACATCGATTTTACTTCGTCCAAgactaagaaaagaaaattggactCGAAGATATCTGGTCTCTCTTCTGATACCTCCAAACAGAACTCCAGCCCGGCAGAATCTGATGCTGCCAAGAATGTCTTTGTGCCGTCACAAACTGATATCAAGAAGTTCTTTGAGTCCCTGAATGCCTCAAAGACTCATCCTGCAATCTTGTCCCTTATTCCTCCATACAACATGGGGTACTGCCCAAAAACAGACA ATCTGCTAGAGAAGTCAAACCGAGTTTTTGAGGCCATGAACATTTCAATGGAACAAGCAAAGGCCATCGAGGAGGCTACAAGGAACCAGAGTAAGTCCTCTCTCTGGTTTGACATGAGGGCTGGGAGGATCACAGCAAGCAAGTTTCACCAAGCTTGTCACACAGACCCTGCATCACCATCAATTAGCCTCATAAAGGATGTTTGCTATGGCTCAAAATTCTCATCCAAGGCAACTGCCTGGGGGAACACACATGAGAAACATGCTCTAGACAGATACAGACAG GTCATGCAAGATGAACACAAGGATTTCGAGATCAAGGACTCCGGTTTTGTGATTAACCCTGAACACCCACATCTTGGTGCTAGTCCTGATGCCATATCCTACTGCAGTTGCCATGGTACTGGGTGTGTGGAAATCAAGTGTCCCTACAAAGCAAAAGACTCCACTATTACAGAAGCAGTAGGGTTCCTGGAAAAGACCGCAAATGGATGCTTACAGCTAGATAGAAAGCATCTTTATTATGCTCAAGTTCAGCTACAGCTTTCTTCTACAAAACTAGACTTTGTTGATTTTGTTGTATGGACTCCATCAGACATTTTCATTGAGCGTATTGATAGAGATGCAGTTTTCATTAGTGAAAATCTTGCTAAAGCAAAGCACATTTATATTAGGGCCATACTACCAGAGCTGTTGGCAAAATGGTACACAAGCAAAAATGCTTATGATAGTATTTCAGGCAGAGATAGTTTTTTACATTGTTATTGTAGAGTTCAATTTTCTGAGACTTTAGAGTTGGTTTGCAGTAATCAGTCATGTTTATTTCGTAGATTTCACATGAAGTGCTGTGGGCTGTCTAGAAAGCCATATACTCAATCATGGACATGCCCAGATTGTAGAAGGTTGAAGAAGATGCCTGCAGTGACTCGTCAGCA TGTTGCTCTAGCTTGGATCAATCAGGGGCCACGGGTGGGTGAGGTGTTTGTGGCCAACCGAGTGCAAGAGATTACAGCTGTAGGTGATGTGTGGTCTTGGGTCCCAACAGATGAAAAGCCTGTCGACTTATCCACTCGAGGAACAACAGTGTCACAGTTGTCGGTCCATAAGATTTGGTTGAATGGCCCTTACTGGTTAAATGGGCCGGAAACGGAGTGCTCGAAACAACCAAGGAATGACATAAATGTTACAATGGGGATGACGGCTATAACTGACAGGCCAAAGCCGGAGTATTTGGAGGACATTGTTGATCCTCAGCGAACAAGCAAATACCTTCGCACTTTGAGGAGTGTAGGGTGGATATTACGTTGGCGCAAGTCCACCAAGAACACTCAAACACTGCTGACCTTGCAGGAGTTGAGAGATGCCAAAATTAGTCATTCTTAA